One genomic window of Staphylococcus hsinchuensis includes the following:
- a CDS encoding Nramp family divalent metal transporter, whose product MLKNTSKLLKSLGPGMIITASFIGPGTVTTMSQSGAGFGYSLLWAVLFSIIATIVLQEMIIRLSLVTREGLGEAIQDLFAHKVGKLILVCFTLIAVTIGCAAYISGDLIGTSLGASYLLHLPEHVVAPIIGLIILLIGLFGNYQILEKIMIGLMVVMGIIFITTMIIIRPDVIGILKGIFIPSLPDGSLLTVIALIGTTVVPYNFFIHSTAVHERFDSIKALRFARWDTIISISIGGIISAAVLISAARLMHGKKITSVIQLAEPLKPLLGDAAPIAISIGLFAAGLSSAIASPTGAAATISSLLKWDKGMNSKKYKTVFACIILIGMITSALGFEPLQVLLVAQALNGIILPTVAILIFIIINKKGLMGSHANNIWLNIIGGLVVLVVTFLGIYSLVDAINNFIHA is encoded by the coding sequence ATGTTGAAAAACACGAGTAAACTGTTGAAGTCACTTGGACCTGGGATGATTATCACTGCCTCATTTATTGGACCTGGTACCGTTACGACTATGTCTCAAAGTGGAGCCGGTTTCGGTTATAGCTTGTTATGGGCTGTACTATTTTCAATTATTGCAACAATTGTATTACAAGAAATGATTATTCGACTATCGCTCGTTACAAGAGAAGGCTTAGGCGAAGCAATTCAAGATTTATTTGCACATAAAGTCGGCAAACTTATTCTCGTCTGCTTTACGTTGATCGCAGTAACAATTGGCTGCGCCGCTTATATTAGTGGAGACCTAATTGGTACTTCCTTAGGTGCTTCATATTTACTTCATTTACCTGAACACGTCGTAGCCCCTATTATCGGACTAATTATTTTACTCATTGGTTTATTTGGGAACTATCAGATACTCGAAAAAATTATGATCGGTTTAATGGTAGTTATGGGCATTATTTTTATCACTACAATGATTATTATCCGTCCCGATGTTATTGGTATTCTCAAAGGGATTTTTATCCCTTCACTACCCGATGGATCATTGTTAACTGTAATCGCTTTAATCGGAACAACAGTCGTACCTTACAATTTCTTTATTCATTCAACTGCAGTTCATGAACGCTTCGATAGTATTAAGGCGCTACGTTTCGCACGATGGGACACAATCATATCTATTTCAATCGGAGGAATTATCTCAGCAGCAGTACTTATTTCGGCTGCTAGATTAATGCACGGAAAGAAAATCACAAGTGTTATCCAACTTGCTGAACCTCTGAAGCCATTATTAGGAGATGCTGCTCCTATCGCAATAAGTATCGGACTATTTGCTGCAGGTTTATCCTCTGCAATAGCCTCTCCAACTGGTGCTGCTGCGACGATTAGTAGTTTGTTAAAATGGGATAAAGGCATGAACAGCAAAAAATACAAAACCGTATTCGCCTGTATCATATTAATAGGTATGATTACCTCTGCATTAGGATTCGAACCATTGCAAGTACTTCTTGTCGCTCAAGCACTCAATGGCATTATCCTCCCAACGGTAGCTATTTTAATATTTATCATTATAAATAAAAAAGGACTCATGGGTTCTCATGCAAACAATATATGGTTAAATATCATTGGTGGTCTCGTCGTTCTCGTTGTTACATTTCTCGGTATTTATAGTTTAGTAGATGCAATCAATAACTTTATTCATGCATAA
- a CDS encoding agmatinase family protein, with amino-acid sequence MKQNIYGNVPCFLNGKNLTQSQSLDTDVIVYGVPFEGESTWGDYTGVELGPKQIRVSSARYSQYLPELNHIDISEHLSLGDVGDVPYIAHNNEESYKNIEAFAKKLWESEKFLVGFGGEHGVTYPILKALTNTGKKVGIIHLDAHYDNMPDYEGEIYARNTPFMHLYNTEGIRNESIIHTGIHGPRNKPETGRYAQEAGAVTLTINDIRNANDLKQYARDIYKQASQDVDVVYLTICSDVLDFAFNPGGPVDGNGLSSYELLTMIYEFASLGICGMDYVEVYPMNDANQNSAHFVSTAVLYVLAGHVAYLNKNQ; translated from the coding sequence ATGAAACAAAATATTTACGGTAATGTACCTTGCTTTTTAAATGGAAAAAACTTAACACAATCACAATCGTTAGATACAGATGTGATTGTGTACGGTGTCCCATTTGAAGGTGAAAGCACATGGGGTGACTATACAGGCGTTGAACTTGGCCCTAAGCAAATTAGAGTAAGTTCAGCCCGTTATAGTCAATATTTACCTGAACTTAATCACATAGATATTAGTGAGCATTTATCTTTAGGAGATGTTGGAGACGTTCCTTATATTGCGCATAATAACGAAGAAAGCTATAAAAATATTGAAGCATTTGCCAAAAAACTATGGGAAAGTGAAAAATTCTTAGTCGGTTTCGGCGGAGAACACGGCGTCACATATCCAATTTTAAAAGCACTAACAAATACCGGCAAAAAAGTCGGTATCATACATCTTGATGCACACTATGATAATATGCCTGATTATGAAGGCGAAATATATGCCCGTAATACACCTTTTATGCATTTATATAACACTGAAGGTATACGAAATGAAAGTATTATTCACACAGGTATTCATGGACCACGTAATAAACCAGAAACAGGTCGTTATGCACAAGAAGCTGGTGCAGTAACGCTAACGATTAATGACATTAGAAATGCGAATGATTTAAAACAATACGCACGTGACATTTACAAACAGGCAAGTCAAGATGTCGATGTAGTATATCTGACGATTTGTAGTGATGTATTGGACTTCGCCTTTAACCCTGGTGGCCCGGTGGATGGTAATGGCCTCAGCTCTTATGAATTACTCACGATGATTTATGAATTCGCATCATTAGGTATTTGTGGCATGGACTATGTAGAAGTTTATCCAATGAATGATGCAAACCAAAACTCAGCCCATTTCGTTTCAACTGCGGTATTATACGTCTTAGCTGGTCATGTTGCTTATTTAAATAAAAATCAATAA
- a CDS encoding amino acid permease, with product MQNSLNRELSNRHVQLIAIGGSIGTGLFLGAGQSISITGPSILLTYTVVGLFLFIFMRAMGEVLLSNTGYKTFADVAHDEIGPFAGFVTGWTYWLTWITSGMAEITAVAKYVEFWLPDLPNWITSLSCVLILMLLNLTSTKVFGELEFWFSIIKVITIVFLIVIGIVMIVFAFHTPYGKTSLSNLVSHDGFFPHGASGFFMSFQMVVFSFTGLEMLGITAGETKDPHKTIPKAINSVPVRILLFYIGALAVMMTIMPWNTIDPNDSPFVSLFGIIGIPFATSVINFVVLTAASSACNSGIFANSRILHGLSEKKQTNRYLMKTNKRGVPVISILVTCLLLSITVLLNYFIPNATQVFFYVTAISTILLVAVWMFIVYAYIKYIKNNPEKHKKSHYKLPGGIHSARVVQLFFVFVLVLLFIAPDTRMGVVLSPLWFILLGIIYWFMMKKSKSTNE from the coding sequence ATGCAGAATAGTTTAAACAGAGAGCTGAGTAACAGACATGTTCAACTCATTGCCATTGGTGGTTCCATTGGTACAGGTCTCTTCTTAGGGGCAGGTCAATCTATAAGTATTACTGGGCCTTCGATCTTATTAACTTACACTGTTGTAGGTCTATTCCTATTTATATTTATGCGTGCAATGGGCGAAGTATTATTGTCTAATACAGGTTATAAGACTTTCGCAGATGTTGCGCATGATGAAATAGGGCCATTTGCAGGATTTGTGACAGGGTGGACATATTGGCTAACTTGGATTACTTCAGGGATGGCAGAAATCACCGCTGTTGCAAAATATGTAGAATTTTGGTTACCTGATTTACCTAACTGGATTACTTCACTATCGTGTGTATTAATTTTAATGTTACTTAATTTAACAAGTACGAAAGTATTCGGGGAACTTGAATTTTGGTTCTCTATTATTAAAGTAATTACAATCGTCTTTCTTATTGTGATTGGAATAGTGATGATTGTCTTTGCATTTCACACGCCATATGGTAAGACTAGTTTAAGTAATCTAGTCTCACATGATGGTTTCTTCCCTCATGGGGCATCTGGTTTCTTTATGTCATTCCAGATGGTAGTCTTTTCATTTACTGGCTTAGAAATGCTAGGTATTACAGCTGGGGAAACGAAAGATCCTCACAAAACAATTCCTAAAGCAATTAATAGTGTTCCAGTGAGAATATTATTATTTTATATTGGTGCTTTAGCTGTAATGATGACGATTATGCCTTGGAATACAATCGATCCAAATGATAGTCCATTTGTTAGTCTATTTGGAATTATTGGTATTCCTTTTGCTACAAGCGTTATCAACTTTGTTGTATTAACAGCTGCCTCATCTGCTTGTAACAGTGGTATTTTCGCAAATAGTCGTATTCTACATGGCTTATCCGAGAAAAAACAGACGAACCGTTACTTAATGAAAACAAATAAACGTGGGGTACCGGTAATTTCCATTTTAGTTACTTGTTTATTGCTATCGATTACAGTGTTGCTGAACTATTTTATACCAAACGCAACGCAAGTATTCTTCTATGTAACTGCGATATCAACGATTTTACTTGTAGCTGTATGGATGTTTATCGTTTACGCTTACATTAAATATATTAAGAATAATCCTGAAAAACATAAAAAAAGCCATTATAAATTACCAGGAGGTATTCATAGTGCGAGAGTGGTACAACTCTTCTTTGTCTTTGTATTAGTGCTTTTATTTATTGCACCTGATACACGCATGGGCGTAGTTCTATCTCCATTGTGGTTTATCTTACTTGGCATTATTTACTGGTTTATGATGAAAAAATCTAAATCTACGAATGAGTAA
- a CDS encoding SRPBCC domain-containing protein: protein MEVKYLKGEQGITQNVIQHIDATTDQVFPYLSTTEGIQQWFPQLSFKDQEVGGTVVFNMEDTRQEMEITHYEPNKVVGFTWDKGTVKFVLAEIQGATQITLEEHLPHEFPHIAADFTGWQFHMKSIQQLVEKGSPLDQQNYNFDEVTNEIKNQLDL, encoded by the coding sequence ATGGAAGTAAAATATTTGAAGGGCGAACAAGGTATCACTCAAAATGTCATACAACATATTGATGCCACTACAGATCAGGTATTTCCTTATTTAAGTACGACTGAAGGGATACAACAATGGTTCCCTCAATTGTCATTTAAAGACCAAGAAGTTGGTGGCACAGTGGTATTTAATATGGAAGATACTCGACAAGAAATGGAAATCACGCATTACGAGCCAAACAAGGTAGTAGGTTTCACGTGGGATAAAGGTACTGTGAAGTTTGTATTAGCTGAAATACAAGGTGCAACTCAAATAACACTTGAAGAACATTTACCTCACGAGTTTCCACATATTGCAGCTGATTTTACAGGATGGCAATTTCATATGAAAAGTATACAGCAGTTAGTAGAAAAAGGTTCACCACTTGACCAACAAAATTACAACTTTGATGAAGTAACAAACGAAATTAAAAATCAACTTGATTTATAA
- a CDS encoding MFS transporter, with product MNEKLWTKDFITVTLVNFLMYLIHYTLIVTVTTYAIHTYHASESMGGLAAGIFIIGMLFGRLLSGRFIDHLKPRKVLLYGIIFSIITVALYYTINSLTILMLVRLIHGFAFGISSTATGTISSRIVPEKRKGEGIGYYALSVTLASAIGPFSGIILSQHLGFKSIFNVSLLCIVLSLILTLFIKNLPKTTSLQNAQQSQPKGIDAFIQREALPISIVVACVGIAYSSVLSFLSAYTEQINLASISSFFFVVYAVSTFVTRPFTGKIYDKFDENKVMYPVMISFIIGLCLLGMTHTSWLLLISAVFIGIGYGTIVPSAQAIAVQQSPKKNIGLATSTFFMFADFGAGIGPFVLGIIIPLVGYRFLYIIMGILVLVSIGLYYLLHGKNVPYQHNH from the coding sequence ATGAATGAAAAGTTATGGACGAAAGATTTTATTACAGTAACACTCGTTAATTTTCTAATGTATTTAATACATTATACTTTAATCGTTACAGTAACGACGTATGCAATTCATACGTATCATGCCTCAGAAAGTATGGGTGGTCTAGCAGCCGGCATCTTTATCATTGGGATGTTATTTGGCCGACTCTTATCCGGTCGATTTATCGATCATCTTAAGCCAAGAAAGGTATTGCTATACGGTATTATATTCTCAATTATTACCGTAGCACTTTATTATACAATTAATAGCTTAACGATCTTAATGTTAGTCCGACTCATTCACGGCTTTGCATTTGGTATATCTTCTACAGCTACAGGTACCATTTCTTCACGTATTGTACCAGAAAAACGTAAAGGTGAAGGTATTGGCTACTATGCACTTAGTGTCACATTAGCTTCAGCTATCGGACCATTTTCAGGTATTATTTTAAGTCAACACTTAGGTTTTAAATCTATCTTTAATGTAAGTTTATTATGCATTGTATTATCACTTATATTAACTTTATTTATTAAAAATCTTCCAAAAACAACTAGTCTACAAAATGCACAACAAAGTCAACCTAAAGGTATTGATGCATTCATTCAACGAGAAGCGCTACCTATCTCTATCGTGGTAGCTTGTGTAGGTATTGCTTATTCAAGTGTACTATCATTCTTGTCAGCTTATACTGAACAAATTAATTTAGCATCAATTTCTAGTTTCTTCTTCGTTGTTTATGCTGTAAGTACTTTTGTTACAAGACCATTTACTGGTAAAATCTACGATAAATTCGACGAAAACAAAGTAATGTATCCAGTGATGATTAGTTTCATCATAGGGTTATGCTTGCTAGGCATGACGCACACAAGCTGGTTATTACTTATTTCAGCAGTATTCATCGGTATAGGTTATGGTACGATTGTTCCTAGTGCACAAGCGATTGCAGTGCAACAATCACCTAAGAAAAATATTGGACTCGCAACTTCAACATTCTTTATGTTTGCTGACTTTGGTGCCGGCATCGGACCATTTGTATTAGGTATTATCATTCCACTCGTAGGCTATAGATTCTTATATATCATTATGGGCATATTAGTACTGGTTTCAATCGGTCTTTACTACCTATTACATGGTAAAAATGTCCCGTATCAACACAATCATTAA
- a CDS encoding LysR family transcriptional regulator: MNFEQLTYVKKIYELESIIQAADKMHVSQSAMNQSLRALEFELGYQLFERSRRGTFATEIGQRIIPYIIDILDARTQLLQEVDSLKSNLTGSLKIATIPTLFNKIIPKALSAFKKDFPHIEVQVFESDKDKVIKMMENNEVDIGLIGKRESETFAKTLTSYPLNISTDFRLIVPKKSKLSLRENVDLSMIQPYPFVLYDRNFYHENLKNFEDKNGPLKIVFKTNNPSVLIKTISEGLGVSIVSRLMLEDDPYIASGMVEMVTIGAPFDYFLHFVAMTHKDSNNLTTIETFVDYLKH, translated from the coding sequence ATGAATTTTGAACAACTTACCTATGTAAAAAAGATATATGAATTGGAATCTATCATTCAAGCGGCTGATAAAATGCATGTAAGCCAGTCTGCAATGAACCAGTCTTTGCGCGCTTTAGAATTTGAGTTAGGGTACCAATTATTCGAGCGATCTAGAAGAGGTACTTTTGCAACTGAAATTGGTCAACGTATTATTCCATATATTATTGATATCTTAGATGCGCGTACACAGTTATTACAAGAAGTCGATTCGTTAAAGAGTAATCTAACAGGATCTCTAAAAATTGCGACGATACCGACGTTATTTAATAAGATTATTCCTAAAGCTTTATCTGCTTTTAAGAAAGATTTCCCTCATATTGAAGTTCAAGTGTTCGAAAGTGATAAAGATAAAGTGATTAAAATGATGGAAAACAATGAAGTTGATATTGGATTAATAGGAAAACGTGAATCTGAAACATTTGCTAAGACATTAACGAGTTACCCATTAAATATTTCGACAGACTTTCGTTTGATTGTACCGAAAAAGTCAAAATTATCATTACGAGAAAATGTAGATTTATCAATGATACAGCCATATCCTTTTGTACTTTATGATCGCAATTTTTATCATGAGAACTTAAAGAACTTTGAAGATAAAAACGGCCCGTTAAAAATTGTTTTCAAAACAAACAATCCGAGTGTATTAATTAAAACAATATCTGAGGGATTAGGTGTAAGTATTGTCTCAAGGTTAATGTTAGAAGACGATCCTTATATCGCAAGTGGTATGGTAGAAATGGTAACAATTGGAGCGCCGTTTGATTATTTCCTTCACTTTGTAGCTATGACGCATAAAGATAGTAATAATTTAACGACGATTGAGACATTTGTAGATTATTTAAAGCATTAA